From Cannabis sativa cultivar Pink pepper isolate KNU-18-1 chromosome 8, ASM2916894v1, whole genome shotgun sequence, a single genomic window includes:
- the LOC115716125 gene encoding uncharacterized protein LOC115716125: MSLVAHDTLRCRCATNDIVVGGMSLGTTMYKKKNAAETLISSVSLSSPNHPKPSFHHCPLPLISQPLRPSSAAVVTGRRRRLEWSRSSSPSSPQPSTGVSGHLPLPEATRVSPAPFVRTPPAAIFEMAIDKTWVTMRSRKDPAYWEGLQVFMELASKHKDCDGRIFCPCVKCKNTRLHPLNTVEAHIFTKGFESSYERWIYHGEPDEPVEANINVDADEMAGVIEDFFPPIDDDERAGDDEMQRGQYYDDMFEEIEAQLYPSCDWISCLNFIAKLMHLKNLGKIPNYIFDELLKLLKFAFPKENKIPATHYEAKKKLGKLGLGYESIHVCVNNCCLFHNEHASKDFRPVCGTSRWINEETSEKKVAHKVMRYFPLTPRLKRLYSSRHTSKEMVCHRTGRVRENGVMRHPVDSAAWKDFDSRHPDFARDPRNVRLGLAADGFNPFGNMSLSYSMWPVVLVNYNSPPWMCMKDNNFMLSLIIPGPKSPGKDMDVFLRPLVDELNALWTQGVETRDATTNSMFNMRAALLWTINDFPARSSLRFLPCNHRMRKDREFDGNFEKRPLPRRFTCSEILEQVNALSERAPGKRKRGDTENNWRKKSIFYELEYWSANELKHNIDVMHVEKNVCDSILGTLLDNDKSKDTTNARQDLKNMRIRQSLWIFEDARKRLLKPHAPCVLTANDKQLFCKFLKDVKLPDGFCSNLKKKVTNDNIVGLKSHDCHVIMQRLLPVCIGKFLSKEVSSTIIELCNFFRILCSRTLNVKDMEKAQGDLIHILCKMERIYPPAFFDIMIHLVIHLPEEAILGGPVFMRWMYPFERYMKKLKNYVRNKARPEGSIAEGYVIDEALTFCSMYFKGVHTKFNCPKRNEDAPSVSRYLTVYKSQCRPLGKQTITTLDEKTRKRAEWYIFQNSSEIDPYMTEHLEIISQRDPNGNHNLLHKKEFPSWFHKKIFDLYKLGSLEHNDELLALAAGSDLVVYSYPACIVNGVRFVVHSRDKDRNTQNSGVSVAGTEGFDYFGELQEILHLSFSGAYSVVLFRCKWFNTDPRKKKIIIENNITSINVSGVWYKDDPYILASQAKQVFFVDDLVRGRNWRVVHNVHHRQVWKNILDASNETDDVDVKNTGIKI, encoded by the exons ATGTCGTTGGTGGCGCACGACACGTTGCGGTGTCGATGCGCCACCAACGACATAGTCGTTGGGGGTATGTCGTTGGGGACAacaatgtataaaaaaaaaaatgcagctGAAACCCTCATTTCATCAGTCAGCCTCTCTTCCCCTAATCACCCGAAACCCTCATTTCATCACTGCCCTCTTCCCCTAATCAGTCAGCCTCTCCGCCCATCGTCAGCCGCCGTCGTCACCGGTCGTCGTCGTCGACTGGAGTGGAGCCGGTCGTCGTCGCCGTCGTCACCACAACCTTCGACTGGAGTG TCCGGCCACCTCCCTCTGCCTGAAGCCACGCGCGTTAGCCCAGCACCGTTCGTCAGAACACCTCCGGCAGCCATTTTTGAG ATGGCAATCGATAAGACTTGGGTGACCATGAGAAGTCGTAAGGATCCAGCTTACTGGGAAGGTCTCCAAGTCTTTATGGAACTTGCGTCTAAACACAAGGATTGTGACGGAAGAATTTTCTGTCCTTGTGTTAAATGCAAGAATACTAGATTGCATCCTTTGAATACTGTGGAGGCACACATCTTTACAAAGGGTTTCGAGAGCAGCTATGAGAGGTGGATTTACCATGGGGAGCCAGATGAACCTGTCGAGGCTAACATCAATGTCGATGCGGATGAGATGGCAGGTGTCATTGAAGATTTCTTCCCTCCTATAGATGACGACGAAAGAGCTGGTGATGATGAAATGCAGAGGGGTCAGTATTATGATGACATGTTTGAGGAGATTGAGGCACAGTTGTATCCTAGTTGCGATTGGATATCCTGCCTCAACTTTATAGCAAAGTTGATGCACTTGAAAAATTTGGGAAAAATACCAAATTATATCTTTGATGAATTGTTGAAGTTGTTGAAGTTTGCATTTCCGAAGGAGAATAAAATTCCTGCAACACACTATGAGGCGAAGAAGAAATTAGGAAAATTAGGATTAGGGTACGAATCAATCCACGTGTGCGTGAACAATTGTTGTTTGTTTCACAATGAGCATGCCTCGAAAGATTTTCGCCCGGTGTGTGGGACCAGTAGATGGATTAATGAGGAGACAAGCGAAAAAAAAGTAGCGCATAAAGTGATGCGCTACTTTCCGCTGACTCCTCGATTGAAAAGATTATACAGTTCAAGACATACATCCAAAGAGATGGTATGTCATCGTACTGGTCGTGTGAGAGAAAATGGGGTTATGCGTCATCCTGTTGATTCTGCCGCGTGGAAAGACTTTGACTCCAGACATCCTGATTTTGCAAGAGATCCTCGGAATGTTCGCCTAGGCTTAGCTGCTGATGGATTTAATCCTTTTGGCAACATGAGCCTCTCGTATAGTATGTGGCCTGTAGTGTTGGTGAATTACAATTCGCCACCTTGGATGTGTATGAAGGATAACAATTTCATGTTGAGTCTCATTATTCCCGGACCGAAGTCACCTGGTAAGGACATGGATGTCTTTTTAAGGCCATTGGTGGACGAGCTGAACGCATTGTGGACTCAGGGTGTTGAAACAAGAGATGCTACAACCAACTCAATGTTCAACATGCGCGCAGCTCTTCTTTGGACAATTAATGATTTTCCTGCCCGTAGTAGCTT ACGTTTCTTGCCATGCAATCATCGTATGAGAAAAGACCGTGAATTTGATGGAAATTTTGAGAAGAGACCTCTGCCAAGACGATTTACTTGTTCTGAAATATTAGAACAAGTGAATGCTCTATCTGAACGTGCTCCGGGGAAACGAAAAAGAGGCGACACTGAAAATAACTGgaggaaaaaaagtattttttatgaACTTGAGTATTGGAGTGCAAATGAGTTGAAACACAACATCGATGTTATGCATGTTGAGAAGAATGTTTGTGATAGTATCCTTGGCACTCTCTTGGATAATGACAAGTCTAAAGACACCACTAATGCAAGacaagatttgaaaaatatgagAATTCGTCAATCCTTATGGATTTTTGAAGATGCTCGTAAAAGATTGCTAAAACCACATGCCCCTTGTGTGTTAACTGCTAATGATAAGCAAttgttttgtaaatttttgaaagacGTTAAATTGCCAGATGGATTTTGTTCGAACTTGAAGAAGAAAGTAACTAATGACAATATTGTTGGATTGAAATCCCATGATTGTCATGTCATAATGCAAAGGTTACTTCCAGTTTGTATTGGCAAGTTTTTGTCGAAGGAAGTATCAAGCACCATTATAGAATTGTGCAATTTTTTCAGAATTTTATGTTCAAGGACATTGAACGTAAAAGACATGGAGAAGGCCCAGGGAGACCTTATTCACATTTTGTGCAAAATGGAGAGAATTTATCCTCCAGCGTTTTTTGATATCATGATACATTTGGTGATCCATTTACCCGAGGAAGCCATATTGGGCGGGCCAGTTTTTATGAGGTGGATGTACCCTTTTGAGAGGTATATGAAAAAGCTGAAAAATTATGTTAGGAACAAAGCAAGGCCGGAAGGATCTATTGCTGAAGGATACGTTATAGATGAGGCTTTGACATTTTGTTCCATGTACTTTAAAGGTGTGCATACAAAATTCAACTGTCCTAAGCGCAATGAAGATGCTCCTAGTGTATCTCGCTATTTAACAGTGTATAAATCTCAATGTCGTCCACTCGGTAAGCAAACAATAACAACGCTCGATGAGAAGACTCGCAAAAGAGCTGAGTGGTACATATTTCAGAATTCTAGCGAGATCGACCCTTATATGAC agAGCACCTTGAAATAATCTCACAGAGGGACCCGAATGGCAACCATAATCTTTTACACAAAAAAGAATTTCCTTCGTGGTTTCATAAGAAG ATTTTTGATTTGTATAAGCTCGGGTCTTTAGAACACAATGATGAATTGCTAGCTTTAGCAGCTGGCTCTGATCTCGTTGTGTATTCATATCCGGCATGTATAGTGAATGGAGTTCGATTTGTTGTACACAGTCGAGATAAAGACCGTAATACTCAAAATAGTGGGGTGTCCGTTGCAGGGACAGAAGGTTTTGACTATTTTGGGGAACTTCAAGAAATATTgcatttgtcctttagtggtgCATATTCAGTTGTATTATTTCGGTGTAAGTGGTTCAACACAGATccgagaaagaaaaaaatcattatCGAAAATAATATCACTAGCATAAATGTTAGTGGTGTATGGTACAAAGATGATCCATACATTCTTGCCAGTCAAGCTAAGCAAGTTTTCTTTGTGGATGATCTAGTTAGAGGTCGTAATTGGAGAGTTGTTCATAATGTCCATCACCGCCAAGTTTGGAAAAATATTTTGGATGCTTCTAATGAGACAGatgatgttgatgtt AAAAATACtggaataaaaatttaa
- the LOC133030457 gene encoding uncharacterized protein LOC133030457 gives MDNRFVNWDYYTSATIEGRLLIVWRKGYVRTLVIAESPQLVHCFIQMLGCEEAFCATFIYGYNTSEERKSLWADLTKLKFPVKSWLILGDFNDVFKIEDRVGGNPITLSDTSDPCQWLMSALVDSIPFNGSKYTWSNNQDGQSRIYSKIDHAFANEYWFDCFPNSKALFSWETISDHCSCTITTMVSNKIGYVPFRYYNFWSNHADFKATALQNWKKPMVARGMLAIYLKLMRLKHCLTIFNRDTIGDIGKTYQAAKYEFLDSKLLAQAHPKDPTFLEKEKQAAVMFLNQEKMYHSFLRQRSKISWLHKGDENTSFFHACLKKRKMENRILSYTTEQGVIIDYFPKVVDHFVSHFRSYMGSRSLADTKLNLACIDQGPRLDLKQ, from the coding sequence ATGGATAATAGGTTTGTCAATTGGGATTATTACACAAGTGCCACTATAGAAGGAAGACTTTTGATTGTTTGGAGAAAAGGCTATGTTCGAACATTAGTTATTGCTGAATCTCCTCAATTGGTTCACTGTTTCATTCAAATGTTAGGATGTGAAGAAGCTTTTTGTGCTACGTTCATCTATGGGTACAACACTTCTGAGGAAAGGAAGTCTCTGTGGGCAGATCTGACCAAATTAAAATTTCCTGTTAAGTCGTGGCTTATATTGGGAGATTTTAATGATGTGTTTAAAATTGAAGATAGAGTGGGTGGAAATCCTATTACGCTCAGTGATACGAGTGATCCTTGCCAGTGGTTAATGTCAGCACTTGTTGATTCTATTCCTTTCAATGGATCAAAGTACACTTGGTCAAATAACCAGGATGGGCAGAGTCGCATATATTCGAAGATTGACCATGCCTTTGCCAATGAGTATTGGTTTGATTGTTTTCCCAATTCAAAAGCACTTTTTAGTTGGGAAACTATTTCAGACCATTGCTCTTGCACTATAACTACTATGGTGTCCAACAAAATTGGGTATGTGCCTTTCAGATATTATAACTTTTGGTCTAATCATGCTGATTTTAAAGCTACAGCTCTCCAAAATTGGAAGAAGCCTATGGTAGCCAGGGGTATGCTTGCTATTTATCTTAAGCTCATGCGTCTAAAGCACTGTCTCACGATCTTCAATAGGGACACTATAGGAGATATTGGGAAGACTTACCAAGCAGCTAAATATGAGTTCCTTGACTCCAAGCTTCTTGCTCAGGCCCATCCGAAGGACCCAACCTttcttgaaaaagaaaagcaagCAGCAGTTATGTTTTTGAACCAAGAGAAGATGTACCACAGTTTCTTGCGGCAAAGGAGTAAGATTTCTTGGCTCCATAAAGGTGATGAGAATACTTCCTTCTTTCATGCTTGTTtgaaaaaaaggaaaatggaGAATAGAATCCTTTCTTATACTACTGAGCAGGGTGTTATTATTGACTACTTTCCCAAAGTGGTTGATCATTTTGTTTCTCATTTTCGAAGCTACATGGGCAGTAGAAGCTTAGCCGATACTAAGCTGAACTTAGCTTGCATTGATCAGGGGCCCCGGCTAGATCTAAAGCAGTAG